One segment of Streptomyces sp. NBC_01463 DNA contains the following:
- a CDS encoding bifunctional 3,4-dihydroxy-2-butanone-4-phosphate synthase/GTP cyclohydrolase II, whose protein sequence is MTAQPTWLHREHDAPIEDLSLDPVEQAIRDIAAGRPVVVVDDEDRENEGDLVIAAEKATPEIVAFMMSECRGLICAPMENDELERLELPQMVDHNTESMKTAFTVSVDASAAHGVSTGISAADRATTLRMLAGGTAGPGDFVRPGHVFPLRARSGGVLVRNGHTEAAVDLARLAGLRPAGAIVEIAGEDGVMLRLPQLVPFARKHGLTIISIEDLIAYRRTSEPTVRREAEVRLPTNFGAFTAYGYRSTVDGVEHVALVHGDIGDGEDVLVRVHSECLTGDIFQSQRCDCGPQLHASMRRITEEGRGVVVYLRGHEGRGIGLVSKLRAYELQERGVDTLDANLELGLPADARDYAAGAQILKDLGVHSLRLMTNNPEKTAAILRHGLAVNGREPMPVQAGEHNLRYLRTKRDRMGHDLPWLDAAAVSTCGNQ, encoded by the coding sequence GTCGTCGACGACGAGGACCGGGAGAACGAGGGCGACCTCGTCATCGCGGCCGAGAAGGCCACGCCCGAGATCGTCGCCTTCATGATGAGCGAGTGCCGCGGTCTGATCTGCGCGCCCATGGAGAACGACGAGCTGGAGCGGCTCGAACTGCCGCAGATGGTCGACCACAACACCGAGTCGATGAAGACGGCCTTCACGGTCTCCGTCGACGCCTCGGCCGCGCACGGCGTGAGCACCGGCATCTCCGCCGCCGACCGGGCCACCACGCTCCGGATGCTGGCGGGCGGCACGGCGGGCCCCGGCGACTTCGTGCGCCCCGGCCATGTCTTCCCGCTGCGCGCCCGTTCCGGCGGGGTGCTCGTGCGCAACGGCCACACCGAGGCCGCCGTGGACCTCGCCCGGCTCGCCGGGCTGCGGCCCGCCGGGGCGATCGTCGAGATCGCGGGCGAGGACGGTGTGATGCTGCGGCTGCCCCAGCTGGTCCCGTTCGCCCGCAAGCACGGGCTGACGATCATCTCCATCGAGGACCTGATCGCCTACCGGCGCACCTCCGAGCCCACCGTCCGCCGCGAGGCCGAGGTGCGGCTGCCGACGAACTTCGGCGCGTTCACCGCGTACGGCTACCGCTCCACCGTGGACGGCGTCGAGCACGTCGCCCTGGTCCACGGCGACATCGGGGACGGCGAGGACGTCCTGGTCCGGGTCCACTCCGAGTGCCTGACCGGCGACATCTTCCAGTCGCAGCGCTGCGACTGCGGCCCCCAGCTGCACGCCTCCATGCGGCGCATCACGGAGGAGGGCCGCGGCGTCGTCGTCTATCTGCGCGGCCACGAGGGCCGCGGCATCGGCCTGGTGTCGAAGCTGCGGGCGTACGAACTCCAGGAGCGCGGCGTCGACACCCTCGACGCCAATCTGGAGCTCGGTCTGCCCGCGGACGCCAGGGACTACGCGGCCGGTGCCCAGATCCTCAAGGACCTCGGCGTCCACAGCCTGCGCCTGATGACGAACAACCCCGAGAAGACCGCCGCGATCCTGCGGCACGGACTGGCCGTCAACGGCCGGGAGCCGATGCCCGTGCAGGCCGGCGAGCACAACCTGCGGTACCTGCGCACCAAGCGCGACCGCATGGGCCACGACCTGCCCTGGCTCGACGCCGCCGCGGTGTCGACCTGCGGCAACCAGTAA
- the ribH gene encoding 6,7-dimethyl-8-ribityllumazine synthase, with amino-acid sequence MSGKGAPELSVRNCGDLRVAVVAAQWHEKVMDGLVDGALRALHELGIDEPTLLRVPGSFELPVVAKVLAGRGYDAIVALGVIIRGGTPHFEYVSHGVTNGLTQVAVDTGVPVGFGVLTCDTEEQALDRAGLEGSNEDKGHEAVTAAVATATTLRSVSEPWR; translated from the coding sequence ATGAGCGGCAAGGGCGCACCCGAACTGTCCGTACGCAACTGCGGTGACCTGCGCGTCGCCGTCGTCGCGGCGCAGTGGCACGAGAAGGTCATGGACGGGCTCGTCGACGGTGCACTGCGCGCCCTGCACGAACTGGGCATCGACGAGCCGACCCTGCTGCGGGTCCCCGGCAGCTTCGAGCTCCCGGTCGTCGCGAAGGTGCTCGCCGGACGCGGGTACGACGCGATCGTCGCCCTCGGCGTGATCATCCGCGGCGGCACCCCGCACTTCGAATACGTGTCCCACGGCGTCACCAACGGCCTCACCCAGGTCGCGGTCGACACCGGCGTCCCGGTCGGCTTCGGCGTCCTCACCTGTGACACGGAGGAGCAGGCACTCGACCGGGCGGGCCTGGAGGGGTCCAACGAGGACAAGGGGCACGAAGCGGTCACCGCCGCCGTGGCCACCGCCACCACACTGCGCTCGGTCAGCGAACCCTGGCGCTGA
- a CDS encoding phosphoribosyl-ATP diphosphatase — MANKTFEELFAELQLKAANGDPSTSRTAELVDKGVHAIGKKVVEEAAEVWMAAEHESKDAAAEEISQLLYHVQVMMVARGISLDDVYAHL, encoded by the coding sequence ATGGCGAACAAAACCTTCGAAGAGCTCTTCGCCGAGCTGCAGCTCAAGGCCGCCAACGGCGACCCCTCCACCTCGCGTACCGCCGAACTGGTGGACAAGGGCGTGCATGCCATCGGCAAGAAGGTCGTCGAGGAGGCCGCCGAAGTCTGGATGGCCGCCGAGCACGAGAGCAAGGACGCCGCCGCCGAGGAGATCTCGCAGCTGCTGTACCACGTCCAGGTGATGATGGTCGCGCGCGGAATCTCCCTCGACGACGTCTACGCCCACCTCTGA
- the hisG gene encoding ATP phosphoribosyltransferase gives MLRIAVPNKGAISGPAMAMLHEAGYKQRKESKELVLVDPENQVEFFYLRPRDIAIYVSSGRLDIGITGRDLLLDSGAEAEEILQLGFARSTFRYATKPGTAAGPEDFDGMTIATSYEGIVAKHLAETGVNASVVHLDGAVETAIELGVAQIIADVVETGTSLRNAGLEVIGEPIMKSEAVVIRRKGAPGDEPKVQQFLRRLQGVLVARSYVMMDYDCRVEHLERAVALTPGLESPTISPLHHEGWVAVRSMVASKEAQRIMDDLYDLGARAILTTAIHACRL, from the coding sequence ATGCTGCGCATCGCCGTCCCCAACAAGGGTGCTATCTCCGGGCCTGCGATGGCGATGCTGCATGAGGCCGGCTACAAGCAGCGCAAGGAGTCCAAGGAACTCGTCCTGGTCGACCCCGAGAACCAGGTCGAGTTCTTCTACCTGCGCCCGCGCGACATCGCGATCTACGTCAGCTCGGGCCGCCTCGACATCGGCATCACCGGCCGCGACCTGCTGCTGGACTCCGGTGCCGAAGCCGAGGAGATCCTCCAGCTCGGCTTCGCCCGCTCCACCTTCCGCTACGCCACCAAGCCGGGCACGGCCGCGGGCCCCGAGGACTTCGACGGCATGACGATCGCCACGTCCTACGAGGGCATCGTCGCCAAGCACCTGGCCGAGACCGGCGTCAACGCCTCCGTCGTCCACCTCGACGGTGCCGTGGAGACCGCGATCGAGCTCGGCGTCGCCCAGATCATCGCCGACGTCGTCGAGACCGGCACCAGCCTGCGCAACGCCGGACTCGAAGTGATCGGCGAGCCGATCATGAAGTCGGAAGCGGTCGTGATCCGCCGCAAGGGCGCTCCCGGCGACGAGCCCAAGGTCCAGCAGTTCCTGCGCCGTCTCCAGGGCGTCCTGGTGGCCCGCAGCTACGTGATGATGGACTACGACTGCCGCGTCGAGCACCTGGAGCGCGCCGTCGCCCTCACCCCGGGCCTGGAGTCGCCGACCATCTCCCCGCTGCACCACGAGGGCTGGGTCGCCGTCCGGTCGATGGTCGCGTCCAAGGAGGCGCAGCGGATCATGGACGACCTGTACGACCTGGGCGCCCGCGCGATCCTCACCACGGCCATCCACGCCTGCCGCCTCTGA
- a CDS encoding PH domain-containing protein, which yields MSAPVLPDLPVTFRPTRTRVVLLSVGAVMFAVITVVAFTLEQLSGGERASFVFTAALFFGVLALLSRPRVVADDSGVTVVNLTRSRRLSWAEIVRVNLRAGDPWVFLDLSDGTSMPALGIQPGIAKEQAIRDARALRALAENHGTGNDNG from the coding sequence ATGTCAGCCCCCGTACTCCCCGACCTCCCGGTCACCTTCCGGCCGACCCGTACCCGGGTAGTCCTGCTGAGCGTCGGAGCGGTGATGTTCGCCGTCATCACCGTCGTCGCCTTCACACTGGAACAGCTCAGCGGGGGAGAGCGGGCCAGTTTCGTCTTCACCGCCGCGCTGTTCTTCGGCGTCCTGGCGCTGCTCAGCCGCCCCAGGGTCGTCGCGGACGACAGCGGGGTGACGGTGGTCAATCTCACCCGCTCCCGGCGGCTGTCCTGGGCGGAGATCGTGCGCGTCAACCTGCGCGCGGGCGACCCGTGGGTCTTCCTCGACCTCAGCGACGGCACCAGCATGCCGGCCCTCGGCATCCAGCCCGGAATCGCCAAGGAGCAGGCCATCCGGGACGCCCGGGCGCTGCGCGCCCTCGCCGAGAACCACGGCACCGGCAACGACAACGGCTGA
- a CDS encoding hemolysin family protein — protein sequence MTTPLLLLSAAFLLILANGFFVAAEFGLVTVERADAERAAAEGDRRARTVVDALRELSFQLSGTQLGITITSLVVGMLAEPALAQLLAGPLALTGLPDGAVPGISVVLGMLLAAAVQMVIGELVPKNWAVSRPLQVARFVAAPQQVFTRVFRPVIGLLNTVANRLVRLLGVEPTEELASARTPGELVSLAKHSAEAGTLEQDTADLFVRTLSLAGLTAQHVMTPRVKVSALQSTATAADVLNLTRATGLSRFPVYRERIDEVVGMIHLKDALAVPVQDRLRTPAGRIAVPPLLVPETLPVEQLLQRLRKEQPIAVVVDEYGGTAGVVTLEDIIEELVGEVRDEHDAVGADRPELAPAAPEDGRPAWDAEGSCRVLTLRRIGLDVPDGPYETVAGLVADLLGRIPAPGDRAELPGWRISVRQVGHYRAEKVRFVRLSEPSGAVSEHGSRGVLEAAR from the coding sequence ATGACCACCCCCCTGCTGCTTCTCAGCGCGGCATTCCTTCTCATCCTCGCCAACGGGTTCTTCGTGGCAGCCGAGTTCGGGCTCGTCACCGTGGAACGGGCGGACGCCGAACGCGCCGCCGCCGAGGGCGACCGACGTGCCCGTACCGTCGTCGACGCCCTGCGCGAACTCTCCTTCCAGCTCTCCGGCACCCAGCTCGGCATCACCATCACCTCCCTGGTGGTCGGCATGCTCGCCGAGCCGGCCCTCGCCCAGCTGCTGGCCGGACCCCTCGCCCTGACCGGTCTGCCCGACGGTGCCGTCCCCGGCATCAGCGTGGTCCTCGGCATGCTGCTCGCGGCCGCCGTCCAGATGGTCATCGGCGAACTCGTACCGAAGAACTGGGCGGTCTCCCGGCCGCTCCAGGTCGCCCGGTTCGTCGCCGCACCCCAGCAGGTCTTCACCCGGGTCTTCCGCCCGGTGATCGGCCTGCTGAACACCGTCGCCAACCGGCTGGTCCGGCTGCTGGGCGTCGAACCGACCGAGGAGCTGGCCTCCGCCCGTACACCGGGCGAGCTCGTCTCCCTCGCGAAGCACTCGGCCGAGGCCGGCACCCTCGAACAGGACACCGCGGACCTCTTCGTACGGACCCTGTCGCTCGCCGGGCTCACCGCCCAGCACGTGATGACCCCGCGCGTGAAGGTCAGTGCGCTGCAGTCCACCGCGACCGCGGCGGACGTCCTCAACCTCACCCGTGCCACCGGCCTCTCCCGCTTCCCCGTCTACCGGGAGCGCATCGACGAGGTCGTCGGCATGATCCACCTCAAGGACGCGCTGGCGGTCCCCGTCCAGGACCGGCTGCGGACCCCGGCGGGCCGGATCGCCGTGCCGCCGCTGCTGGTGCCCGAGACGCTGCCCGTCGAGCAGCTGCTCCAGCGGCTGCGCAAGGAGCAGCCGATCGCCGTGGTGGTCGACGAGTACGGCGGCACCGCCGGGGTCGTCACCCTGGAGGACATCATCGAGGAGCTCGTCGGCGAGGTCAGGGACGAGCACGACGCCGTGGGCGCCGACCGTCCCGAGCTGGCCCCCGCCGCCCCCGAGGACGGCCGGCCCGCCTGGGACGCCGAAGGCAGCTGCCGGGTCCTCACCCTGCGGCGCATAGGCCTCGACGTACCCGACGGCCCGTACGAGACGGTGGCCGGACTGGTCGCCGATCTGCTGGGCCGGATTCCCGCCCCCGGCGACCGGGCCGAACTGCCGGGCTGGCGGATCTCCGTCCGCCAGGTGGGCCACTACCGGGCCGAGAAGGTCCGCTTCGTGCGCCTGTCCGAGCCCTCCGGGGCAGTCTCCGAGCACGGTTCCCGCGGTGTTCTGGAGGCCGCACGATGA
- a CDS encoding hemolysin family protein — MSLVQLVFAGLLVLANGFFVGAEFALVSVRRSQIEPLAAAGSGRARQVLYGLENLPQMMAAAQFGITVCSLTLGAVAEPTVARLLEPVFHAARLPEELVHPLGFVLALVFVVFLHLVIGEMVPKNLAMAAPEKTSLWLSPGLVGFARLCRPVTSALGACARLVLRLFGVEPKDEVEAVFTSEQLNRLVEDSGQAGLLEPEAQERLGDALELGSRPVTEVLLRRANLVTVDPSVTPRRIEELTVRTGYSRFPVCAEGGGPFMGYLHVKDVLDLEDGERAVPQHVWRPMATVRAELPLDDALTVMRRAATHLAQVADASGRVLGLVAMEDVLEMLVGEVRDPAHRVTEPRRNEDRQSGSDELSALVG, encoded by the coding sequence ATGAGCCTGGTCCAGTTGGTCTTCGCCGGACTTCTCGTCCTGGCGAACGGCTTCTTCGTCGGCGCGGAGTTCGCTCTCGTCTCCGTGCGGCGCAGTCAGATCGAACCCCTGGCGGCAGCCGGGTCGGGCCGGGCCCGTCAGGTGCTGTACGGCCTGGAGAACCTGCCGCAGATGATGGCGGCCGCCCAGTTCGGCATCACCGTCTGCTCGCTGACCCTCGGCGCCGTCGCGGAGCCGACCGTCGCCCGGCTGCTGGAGCCGGTCTTCCACGCGGCCCGTCTGCCCGAGGAGCTGGTCCATCCGCTCGGCTTCGTGCTGGCGCTGGTCTTCGTCGTCTTCCTCCACCTCGTCATCGGCGAGATGGTCCCGAAGAACCTGGCGATGGCGGCCCCGGAGAAGACCTCGCTGTGGCTCAGCCCCGGCCTCGTCGGCTTCGCCCGCCTCTGCCGCCCGGTCACCTCGGCGCTGGGCGCCTGCGCCCGGCTGGTGCTCCGGCTCTTCGGGGTCGAGCCCAAGGACGAGGTGGAGGCCGTCTTCACCAGCGAGCAGCTCAACCGGCTGGTCGAGGACTCCGGACAGGCCGGACTCCTGGAGCCGGAGGCGCAGGAACGGCTGGGGGACGCCCTGGAACTGGGCAGCCGCCCCGTCACCGAGGTGCTGCTGCGCCGGGCGAACCTGGTGACGGTGGACCCTTCCGTCACCCCGCGCCGGATAGAGGAGCTCACGGTACGGACCGGCTACTCGCGCTTCCCCGTCTGCGCCGAGGGCGGCGGCCCGTTCATGGGCTACCTGCACGTCAAGGACGTCCTCGATCTGGAGGACGGCGAGCGGGCGGTCCCGCAGCACGTGTGGCGCCCGATGGCGACCGTCCGGGCAGAGCTTCCCCTGGACGACGCCCTGACCGTGATGCGCCGCGCGGCGACGCATCTGGCCCAGGTCGCCGACGCGTCGGGCCGGGTCCTCGGCCTGGTCGCCATGGAGGACGTACTGGAGATGCTGGTCGGGGAGGTACGTGACCCGGCGCACCGGGTCACGGAGCCCCGCCGCAACGAGGACCGGCAGAGCGGCTCGGACGAACTGTCCGCCCTGGTCGGATAG